A DNA window from Daucus carota subsp. sativus chromosome 3, DH1 v3.0, whole genome shotgun sequence contains the following coding sequences:
- the LOC108214200 gene encoding peptidyl-prolyl cis-trans isomerase FKBP15-1 translates to MKTSPSLLLLLLAIATTLSVYAAKSKDVTELQIGVKFKPQSCDIKAHKGDKIGVHYRGKLTDGTVFDSSFERGDPIEFELGTGQVIKGWDQGLLGMCVGEKRKLKIPAKLGYGAQGSPPTIPGGATLIFDTELVSVNGKPSTGNADDEVEEDSEEL, encoded by the exons ATGAAGACGAGTCcatcacttcttcttcttctcttggCTATTGCCACCACACTCTCAG TTTATGCTGCCAAGTCGAAGGATGTTACTGAACTTCAGATCGGGGTCAAG TTTAAGCCTCAGTCTTGTGACATCAAGGCCCATAAGGGTGATAAAATCGGAGTACATTACCGG GGAAAACTCACTGATGGAACTGTGTTTGATTCTAGCTTTGAAAGGGGTGATCCCATAGAGTTCGAGCTTGGTACCGGTCAAGTGATTAAAG GATGGGACCAAGGACTCTTAGGTATGTGCGTGGGTGAGAAGCGAAAGTTGAAAATACCCGCTAAACTTGGTTATGGAGCACAAGGTTCCCCACCCACCATCCCAG gtggtgcaACACTTATATTTGACACCGAACTCGTCTCTGTCAATGGAAAGCCATCAACAGGCAATGCAGATgatgaagttgaagaagatagtGAAGAACTATAA